Proteins co-encoded in one Sebastes fasciatus isolate fSebFas1 chromosome 11, fSebFas1.pri, whole genome shotgun sequence genomic window:
- the LOC141776291 gene encoding uncharacterized protein LOC141776291: protein MTQLVRANREPRRAGQSQSEHPPCWILAVSLTAALLHTTFKTITMEHPTFRRAPNGTLLLKSSAEAQAFGPRQAAGGQAPFRAKKPEEVDAEAWAHVASEGGDTANATLVLSRWKFQFGRYLGKTFHWLLENDVGYAVNLVASHQKEREKSGSQSPLMANKDALIRYSSAYPDFVEAVRFHRAFEEAQVKSLQPGQEGQALVGFGDFKFETLQSLYESEDRKKIRFVNYLRRKAPAPGTQMENAVRYVRSRDRQRASTASSASTTTAAASTTTAAAAASSSSSSSSGVSVSAASQRAQYVFYCKAD from the exons ATGACACAATTGGTCAGAGCCAATCGGGAGCCTCGTAGGGCGGGTCAAAGCCAAAGCGAACATCCTCCATGTTGGATTCTCGCCGTCAGCCTGACAGCGGCGCTACTAC ATACTACTTTCAAAACTATAACT ATGGAACATCCAACTTTTAGGAGGGCCCCCAACGGGACCCTTCTGCTGAAGTCCTCGGCAGAGGCCCAAGCCTTTGGCCCTCGGCAGGCAGCCGGGGGCCAAGCCCCATTCAGGGCAAAGAAACCGGAGGAGGTGGATGCTGAGGCCTGGGCCCACGTCGCCTCTGAGGGTGGCGACACCGCCAACGCCACCCTCGTCCTGAGCCGGTGGAAGTTCCAGTTTGGTCGGTACCTGGGCAAGACCTTCCACTGGCTCCTGGAGAATGACGTGGGCTATGCCGTCAATCTGGTCGCCTCCCACCAGAAGGAGCGAGAGAAGTCGGGGTCTCAGTCCCCGTTAATGGCCAACAAG GACGCCCTCATCCGCTACTCCTCAGCGTACCCTGACTTTGTGGAGGCAGTCAGGTTCCACCGTGCGTTTGAGGAGGCGCAGGTGAAGTCCCTCCAGCCCGGTCAGGAGGGACAGGCCCTTGTTGGCTTCGGGGACTTCAAATTTGAGACCCTGCAGAGCCTGTACGAGTCTGAGGACCGCAAAAAGATCCG ATTTGTCAACTACCTCCGGAGGAAGGCGCCAGCTCCAGGCACGCAGATGGAGAACGCCGTCCGGTATGTCCggagcagagacagacagagagcaagcactgcttcttctgcatccaccaccacagctgctgcATCCACCACCacagccgccgccgccgccagcagcagcagcagcagcagcagcggcgtcTCTGTCTCGGCTGCAAGCCAGAGAGCACAGTACGTGTTTTACTGTAAAGCTGATTGA